In Bradyrhizobium sp. CCBAU 051011, the following are encoded in one genomic region:
- a CDS encoding amidohydrolase family protein, whose protein sequence is MGGLVISGGRVVDPASGMDAIGDVAVVDGQISAVGTGLGSAERVIDATGLVVAPGFIDLHAHGQSIPADRMQAFDGVTTTLDLEAGVLPVASWYRRQADKGRVLNYGAAANWAFARIGAMTGSNTESSLEAFGNAMRDRRWIDNVASDTEVAGILDRLAIGLNEGGIGIGILNAYAPGAGVQELTAVCQLAAAHDVATFTHVAYMSRIDPESAAEAYIRLIGYAGATGAHMHICHFNSSSKTDVERCAVLVAKAQAQGLPITVEAYPYGTGSTVLAAAFFSDPEFVERNGTGYDSVQRVTDGRRFRDRKELLAAQAEEPSTLVLWHILDTENNPHHRDLLDISVLYPGGAIASDAMPWTLSDGSVYTGDAWPLPDDATSHPRSAGCFTRFIREWVRERRAVSLLEGIRKCALIPAEILSRSTPAMRAKGRLQAGADADIVVFDFETLTDRATFSAINRPSEGVRHLVVSGQPLISDGVLDVAARPGRPVRRPVVES, encoded by the coding sequence ATGGGTGGTTTGGTGATCAGTGGCGGCCGGGTGGTGGATCCCGCCAGCGGGATGGACGCCATTGGCGATGTGGCGGTGGTGGATGGCCAGATCTCCGCTGTCGGCACCGGGCTCGGCAGCGCCGAACGGGTGATCGACGCGACCGGGCTGGTGGTGGCGCCCGGCTTCATCGACCTGCACGCGCACGGCCAGTCGATCCCGGCCGACCGCATGCAGGCGTTCGACGGGGTGACGACCACGCTCGACCTCGAGGCCGGCGTCTTGCCGGTCGCATCCTGGTATCGGCGCCAGGCCGATAAAGGACGCGTGCTGAACTACGGGGCCGCCGCCAACTGGGCGTTCGCGCGCATTGGCGCGATGACCGGCTCCAATACGGAAAGCTCGCTGGAGGCGTTCGGCAATGCCATGCGCGATCGCCGCTGGATCGACAACGTGGCCAGCGACACCGAGGTGGCCGGCATCCTCGACCGCCTTGCCATTGGACTGAACGAGGGCGGCATCGGCATCGGCATTCTCAACGCCTATGCTCCGGGCGCTGGCGTCCAGGAATTAACCGCGGTGTGCCAACTGGCGGCAGCGCATGATGTGGCGACCTTCACCCACGTTGCCTATATGTCCCGCATCGACCCGGAAAGCGCCGCCGAGGCCTATATCCGCCTGATCGGCTATGCCGGCGCCACCGGCGCGCACATGCATATCTGCCACTTCAACTCTTCCAGCAAGACGGACGTGGAGCGTTGCGCCGTGCTGGTGGCCAAGGCGCAGGCGCAGGGCCTGCCGATCACGGTGGAGGCCTATCCGTACGGCACCGGTTCGACGGTGCTGGCAGCGGCGTTCTTCAGCGACCCCGAATTCGTGGAGCGCAACGGCACCGGCTACGATTCGGTGCAGCGGGTGACCGACGGGCGACGCTTCCGCGACCGCAAGGAATTGCTGGCGGCGCAGGCGGAGGAGCCCTCCACGCTGGTGCTGTGGCACATCCTGGATACCGAGAACAATCCGCACCATCGCGACCTCCTGGACATATCGGTGCTGTATCCCGGTGGCGCGATCGCGTCCGACGCGATGCCGTGGACGCTGTCGGACGGCAGCGTCTACACCGGCGATGCCTGGCCGCTGCCTGATGACGCCACCTCGCATCCGCGGTCGGCGGGCTGCTTCACCCGTTTCATCCGCGAGTGGGTGCGCGAGCGCCGGGCGGTGTCGCTGCTTGAAGGCATCCGCAAATGCGCCCTGATCCCGGCGGAGATCCTTTCCCGCAGCACGCCCGCCATGCGCGCCAAGGGAAGGCTGCAGGCGGGCGCGGATGCCGACATTGTCGTGTTCGATTTCGAAACGCTGACCGACCGGGCGACCTTCTCGGCGATTAACCGCCCGTCGGAGGGCGTGCGGCATCTGGTGGTCAGCGGCCAGCCGCTGATTTCAGATGGCGTGCTGGATGTGGCGGCAAGGCCCGGCCGGCCGGTGCGCCGGCCCGTTGTCGAGAGCTGA
- a CDS encoding GTP-binding protein yields MPIPVLLITGFLGAGKTTIVNHLLANAAGRRIAAVVNDFGAINIDAELIAGASDGVVSLSNGCICCSLEGDLLRTLAALLRRDPPPEFIVIETSGIADPSDIVRTLMDPLIWREAPLETVLCVVDATTPPGKLNDDALLRSQLRAADVVALSKVDLADAARRAQLREAIRALHPAAVVVDALHGEVPAALLFPVDVDRAPTPREVGPRRPAIDRFETLSWTSEQLVSLPRLQHAIGRLAPKLVRAKGVFETVEQPGRLMVFQLAGGRATLAPGGEPAAGVPRTRIVFIAEIGILSKSEIDTIMEACIEAV; encoded by the coding sequence GTGCCGATCCCGGTCCTGCTGATCACCGGCTTCCTCGGGGCGGGCAAGACCACGATCGTGAACCACCTGCTGGCGAATGCGGCGGGGCGGCGGATCGCCGCCGTGGTCAACGATTTCGGCGCGATCAACATCGATGCGGAGCTGATCGCGGGCGCCAGCGACGGGGTGGTGAGCCTGAGCAACGGCTGCATCTGCTGTTCGCTGGAAGGCGATCTCTTGCGCACGCTCGCCGCCCTGCTGCGGCGTGATCCGCCGCCGGAATTCATCGTGATCGAAACCAGCGGGATCGCCGATCCGTCCGATATCGTGCGCACCCTGATGGATCCCCTGATCTGGCGCGAGGCGCCGCTGGAAACGGTACTGTGCGTGGTGGACGCGACGACGCCGCCGGGGAAATTGAACGACGACGCGCTGTTGCGGTCACAGCTCCGGGCGGCAGACGTGGTGGCGCTCAGCAAGGTAGACCTGGCAGACGCGGCGCGTCGCGCGCAACTGCGCGAGGCGATCCGCGCGTTGCATCCGGCGGCAGTGGTGGTCGATGCCCTGCATGGCGAAGTCCCGGCAGCGCTGCTATTCCCTGTTGACGTCGACCGCGCGCCGACGCCGCGTGAGGTAGGGCCGCGACGACCGGCGATTGACCGCTTCGAAACGCTGAGCTGGACATCGGAACAACTGGTATCGCTCCCGCGGTTGCAGCACGCGATCGGTCGGCTGGCGCCGAAGCTCGTTCGGGCGAAGGGGGTATTCGAGACGGTGGAGCAGCCGGGGCGGTTGATGGTGTTTCAGCTCGCCGGCGGGCGCGCGACGTTGGCGCCGGGCGGGGAACCGGCCGCCGGGGTGCCGCGGACACGGATCGTATTCATCGCCGAGATCGGGATTCTCTCGAAGTCCGAGATCGACACGATCATGGAAGCGTGCATCGAAGCTGTGTGA
- a CDS encoding DNA-binding transcriptional regulator, whose product MAKTIAGRTPVGHSYSAAFHQVESLMPLKSDTVEAASRSLLLLEELNRHRVTSIDRLHRATGLPKSTVVRLMKSLCAMGYAANDRRQGGYAVASRVKSLSNGFHGDPLVVEAARPWAIAFTRQYHWPIAIAVLDRSSVVVRFSTIPDSPVSPFHGTLNTHLSLLGRALGRAYLAFCPISERSMLLDMLARSQEAEDKLATERKRALAMLTAIRKQGFAERDPMVEPRSSNTIAAPIIINSRVLATVGMTYFTSALDRTDIVQRYVPLVKALADNIATSVSSLQE is encoded by the coding sequence TTGGCGAAAACGATTGCAGGGAGGACGCCGGTCGGCCATAGCTATTCCGCCGCGTTCCACCAGGTGGAATCCCTGATGCCGCTCAAGTCCGACACGGTTGAAGCCGCCTCGCGCTCGCTCCTGCTGCTGGAGGAGCTCAACCGCCACCGCGTCACCTCGATCGACCGCCTGCACAGAGCGACCGGCTTGCCGAAATCGACGGTGGTGCGATTGATGAAGTCGCTATGCGCGATGGGCTATGCCGCGAATGATCGGCGCCAGGGCGGTTACGCGGTTGCTTCGCGCGTCAAATCGCTGAGCAACGGCTTTCACGGCGATCCGCTGGTGGTGGAGGCCGCGCGCCCATGGGCGATCGCGTTCACGCGGCAATATCACTGGCCGATCGCCATCGCCGTGCTCGACAGGAGTTCGGTCGTGGTCCGCTTCAGCACGATTCCCGACAGCCCGGTCTCGCCGTTTCACGGCACGCTCAACACGCATCTCAGCCTGCTCGGGCGGGCGCTGGGGCGCGCCTATCTGGCGTTCTGTCCCATCAGCGAGCGCTCGATGCTGCTCGACATGCTGGCGCGGTCGCAGGAGGCGGAAGACAAACTCGCCACCGAGCGCAAACGCGCGCTGGCGATGCTGACCGCAATCCGCAAGCAAGGTTTTGCCGAGCGCGACCCGATGGTCGAACCGCGCTCGTCGAACACGATCGCTGCTCCCATCATCATCAACAGCCGCGTGCTCGCCACCGTCGGCATGACCTACTTCACCTCCGCGCTCGACCGCACCGACATCGTCCAGCGCTACGTGCCTCTGGTGAAGGCGCTTGCCGACAACATCGCCACAAGTGTTTCGTCGTTGCAGGAGTAG
- a CDS encoding HpcH/HpaI aldolase/citrate lyase family protein gives MSGDIVRPHFSSFRRRLVARQPVVGSFIKTPTTHATEIFGALGYDFVVIDEEHAPIDRAMTDVMLLAARAGNLAGIVRVSSDDPAKILSCLDCGAAGVLVPHVATVEKARAVAAAARYRGGRRGYSGSSRAGAYGGTPMWSLVDEQDASVCAIAMIEDREALDQIDAIAAVEGIHGFFIGRGDLTVALGAKSSADASVKDAVIRIIAAAKKAAKPVCVMVASAAEAREFAELGASAFIISSDQGQMRRAAAQTLTDFNTLVKTTDGSHVSQL, from the coding sequence GTGTCCGGAGATATCGTCAGGCCGCATTTTTCGTCGTTCCGCCGCCGGCTCGTAGCGCGGCAGCCCGTCGTCGGCTCGTTCATCAAGACGCCGACCACGCATGCGACCGAGATTTTTGGCGCGCTCGGTTATGATTTTGTCGTGATCGACGAGGAGCACGCGCCGATTGATCGCGCGATGACCGATGTCATGCTGCTGGCCGCGCGCGCCGGCAATCTCGCCGGCATCGTTCGGGTGTCGTCGGACGATCCGGCCAAGATCCTGTCCTGCCTGGACTGCGGCGCGGCTGGTGTGCTGGTGCCCCACGTCGCTACCGTCGAGAAGGCGCGCGCGGTTGCCGCCGCCGCGCGATACCGCGGCGGACGGCGCGGTTATTCCGGCTCGTCCCGCGCCGGCGCCTATGGTGGCACGCCGATGTGGTCTCTCGTCGATGAACAGGATGCATCGGTCTGCGCGATCGCGATGATCGAAGACCGGGAAGCGCTGGACCAGATCGACGCCATCGCCGCTGTCGAAGGAATCCACGGCTTCTTCATCGGCCGCGGCGATCTCACCGTCGCCCTCGGCGCCAAATCGTCGGCCGACGCGTCCGTGAAGGACGCGGTCATCAGGATCATCGCCGCGGCGAAGAAGGCCGCCAAGCCGGTCTGCGTGATGGTCGCAAGCGCGGCGGAAGCCAGGGAGTTCGCCGAGCTCGGCGCCAGCGCCTTCATCATCTCGTCGGATCAGGGCCAGATGCGCCGGGCTGCGGCGCAAACGCTGACCGATTTCAACACTCTCGTCAAAACCACGGATGGTTCGCATGTATCACAGCTCTGA
- a CDS encoding DUF6282 family protein — MADTQASYTTTVPLPPLSRATEVAELLVGAIDLHCHSGPAAMPRILDHHEELLDAAEAKFRAVLFKDHFYAGMPHAILLEKLFPETNVKLFSGIVLNNASGGINPHAVDHTIKLGGKIVWMPTLSAANHIKAMAAGNKTFPKTSQKMLDPIPLSALDANGKLTDDTKKVIDLIAEADIILAGGHLPASELHVLFDEAAQRGVKKMMVNHPTYIVGCGDADIRQLVAIGVKMEHSICMFIEGKSLKYSPDDLAHLIEVAGVDNTILSSDLGLQGSQRPVDGFRSITQILLDLQMPRPAIKKLISDNAARFLNLPVMQSAAQDAA, encoded by the coding sequence ATGGCCGACACGCAAGCGTCCTATACGACCACCGTACCGCTGCCGCCGCTGTCGCGGGCGACGGAAGTCGCCGAGCTTCTGGTCGGGGCGATCGACCTGCACTGCCACAGCGGTCCGGCCGCCATGCCGCGCATTCTCGATCATCACGAGGAACTGCTCGATGCAGCGGAGGCGAAGTTCCGCGCCGTGCTGTTCAAGGATCATTTCTATGCCGGCATGCCGCATGCGATCCTGCTGGAGAAGCTGTTCCCCGAGACCAATGTAAAACTGTTCTCGGGCATCGTGCTGAACAACGCGTCGGGCGGCATCAACCCGCATGCCGTCGATCATACGATCAAGCTCGGTGGCAAGATCGTTTGGATGCCGACGCTGTCGGCAGCGAACCATATCAAGGCGATGGCGGCCGGAAACAAGACCTTTCCGAAGACCTCGCAGAAGATGCTCGATCCGATCCCGCTTTCGGCGCTCGACGCCAATGGCAAGCTCACGGACGATACGAAAAAGGTGATCGATCTCATCGCCGAGGCGGACATCATTTTGGCTGGCGGTCACCTGCCGGCCAGCGAACTACACGTTCTGTTCGACGAGGCGGCGCAGCGCGGCGTCAAGAAGATGATGGTGAACCATCCGACCTACATCGTCGGCTGCGGTGATGCCGATATCCGCCAACTCGTCGCCATCGGTGTCAAGATGGAACATTCGATCTGCATGTTCATCGAGGGCAAATCCCTGAAGTACAGCCCGGATGATCTCGCGCACCTGATCGAAGTGGCCGGTGTCGACAACACGATTCTGTCGTCCGACCTCGGGCTGCAGGGATCGCAGCGGCCGGTCGATGGTTTCCGCAGCATCACGCAGATCCTGCTCGATCTGCAGATGCCGCGGCCGGCGATCAAAAAACTCATCAGCGACAACGCCGCGCGGTTCCTGAATCTTCCGGTGATGCAGTCGGCTGCGCAAGACGCCGCCTAG
- a CDS encoding alpha/beta fold hydrolase: MGRGDRDGAAPMVRIMSRIMASGSALLFAAASHTAVAEENRKPPIVLESIGAYEVGGKVITKPGDPSQTLSCDHGYVEYFIPAKRRSVGLIMWHSSSTKVWENRWDGGEGYKSIFLRKGYPVYLWDGPRVGRANWSCEPITYTPDYFDQRNFAAWRFGVNYLSWHPSLQFPTADKEAWNQATRARYDEFDTLENALLQAEAGGQAIDKIGPVVALTNSAGGWRALLSALKAKSDNMKGIVAYETPGFVFPEGEGPEPKPDAPFGPNSVPLAEFKKLTKFPIQMVFGDYTDTRPIWATSIKVARTFCDIVNRHGGDCEVLLLPDAGLRGNTHIAFADLNNEAVADELSKWLGRKGLDRFAGE; the protein is encoded by the coding sequence ATGGGTCGGGGAGATCGCGACGGCGCCGCACCGATGGTCCGCATCATGTCGCGGATCATGGCATCGGGGAGCGCATTACTGTTCGCTGCAGCAAGCCATACGGCCGTCGCCGAGGAGAACCGAAAGCCACCGATCGTCCTGGAATCGATCGGCGCGTATGAAGTGGGCGGCAAAGTCATCACAAAACCCGGTGATCCCAGCCAGACGCTCTCCTGCGACCATGGCTACGTCGAATACTTCATCCCGGCGAAACGGCGCAGCGTCGGCCTGATCATGTGGCATAGCTCCAGCACCAAGGTGTGGGAGAACCGATGGGACGGCGGCGAGGGTTACAAGAGCATTTTTCTGCGCAAGGGGTATCCCGTTTACCTCTGGGACGGCCCGCGCGTCGGTCGCGCGAACTGGAGCTGCGAGCCGATCACCTACACGCCGGATTACTTCGATCAACGCAACTTTGCCGCCTGGCGCTTTGGCGTGAACTATCTCAGCTGGCATCCGAGCCTGCAGTTTCCGACGGCAGACAAGGAAGCCTGGAACCAGGCGACGCGGGCGCGTTACGACGAGTTCGACACGCTCGAGAATGCCTTGTTGCAGGCGGAGGCCGGCGGCCAGGCCATCGACAAGATCGGTCCCGTCGTCGCGCTCACCAATTCCGCGGGTGGCTGGCGCGCACTGCTGTCGGCGCTCAAGGCCAAGAGCGACAACATGAAGGGTATCGTCGCCTATGAAACCCCGGGCTTCGTCTTTCCGGAAGGTGAGGGGCCCGAGCCGAAGCCGGATGCGCCGTTCGGTCCCAATTCCGTGCCGCTGGCCGAATTCAAGAAGCTGACGAAGTTTCCGATCCAGATGGTGTTCGGCGACTACACCGATACGCGCCCTATCTGGGCGACGTCGATCAAGGTGGCGCGGACCTTCTGCGATATCGTCAATCGCCATGGCGGGGACTGCGAGGTTCTGCTGCTCCCCGATGCGGGCCTGCGCGGCAACACGCATATCGCCTTTGCCGATCTCAATAACGAAGCCGTCGCGGACGAACTGTCCAAATGGCTGGGCCGCAAGGGCCTCGACAGGTTTGCCGGAGAATAA
- a CDS encoding tripartite tricarboxylate transporter substrate binding protein, which translates to MRLLAFGLLGLALAIAPSHRAVAQEWPNRPVTMIVPFPAGAAVDTLARAVAHALSEDFGKQFIVDNRAGAGGNLGGTAVAKATADGYTWLFGTPAPIALNKLMYKGLAYDSERDFMPVILVAKSPMMITATSGFPAKTLPELIAYARQNPGKVNVGHPGNGTLGHITSALIQQFAGVEMTHVPYRGSAPLITDLLSGQVDVAMDFMPTYLPLVADRTIRALAVTTSRRVAQLPDVPTVQEAGFKNFEATAWYAIVAPTGTPPDIVGKVNKAVNAFLRSDKGKAILEQNSLQGVGGSSEDLKAFIDGERDKWRPVIETAKIAMQ; encoded by the coding sequence ATGCGCCTGCTAGCTTTCGGCCTTCTCGGCCTTGCACTTGCCATTGCGCCATCTCACCGCGCCGTCGCGCAGGAATGGCCGAACCGTCCGGTCACCATGATCGTCCCGTTCCCGGCCGGTGCCGCTGTCGATACGCTGGCACGCGCCGTTGCGCACGCGCTGAGCGAGGATTTCGGCAAGCAGTTCATCGTCGACAATCGCGCCGGAGCTGGCGGCAATCTCGGTGGGACCGCGGTCGCCAAGGCGACTGCCGACGGCTACACATGGCTGTTCGGCACGCCGGCGCCGATCGCGCTCAACAAGCTGATGTACAAGGGGCTGGCTTACGACTCCGAGCGGGATTTCATGCCGGTCATCCTCGTCGCCAAATCTCCGATGATGATCACGGCGACATCAGGCTTTCCGGCGAAGACGCTCCCCGAGCTGATCGCCTATGCCAGGCAGAATCCCGGCAAGGTCAATGTCGGCCATCCCGGCAACGGAACGCTCGGACACATCACCTCGGCCTTGATCCAGCAGTTCGCCGGCGTCGAGATGACGCACGTGCCGTATCGCGGCTCGGCGCCGCTGATCACGGACCTGCTGTCGGGACAGGTCGACGTCGCCATGGATTTCATGCCGACCTATCTGCCGCTGGTGGCCGATCGCACGATCCGTGCGCTTGCGGTGACGACGAGCCGGCGCGTGGCGCAATTGCCCGATGTGCCGACCGTGCAGGAAGCGGGATTCAAGAACTTCGAGGCGACCGCATGGTACGCAATCGTGGCTCCGACCGGCACGCCGCCCGACATTGTGGGAAAGGTGAACAAGGCGGTGAACGCCTTCCTCAGGAGCGACAAGGGCAAGGCAATCCTCGAACAAAACTCGCTGCAAGGCGTCGGAGGTTCGTCGGAAGACCTTAAGGCGTTTATCGACGGCGAACGCGACAAATGGCGTCCCGTAATCGAGACGGCAAAGATCGCGATGCAGTGA
- a CDS encoding SDR family NAD(P)-dependent oxidoreductase: MTGIEIPALSIPRVALVTGGNSGIGRATAARLAAMGSAVVVGYNSRRAQAEEVIGGLQGEGHLAMRIAIDDPVSIAEAAAAVDKRYGRLDVLVNCGGATTPVPANDLQGLTDEIFDKTVALNLRGPFAMVRAFRPMLERGSEAVIVNISSIAARTGLGSSLAYLAAKAGVDALTIALAKVLAPRIRVFSVSPAGVDTDFVAGRTREQLQKTAERLPLAHVTTPDDVARAVIACIANLTSSTGIVLPVDEGRHL; this comes from the coding sequence ATGACGGGCATTGAAATTCCTGCGCTGTCGATTCCAAGGGTAGCGCTCGTCACCGGCGGCAATAGTGGTATCGGAAGGGCCACTGCGGCGCGCCTCGCTGCCATGGGGTCTGCTGTCGTGGTCGGCTACAACAGTCGCCGCGCGCAGGCCGAAGAAGTGATCGGTGGGCTGCAAGGCGAGGGGCATCTCGCCATGCGCATCGCGATCGACGATCCGGTTTCCATCGCGGAGGCCGCGGCAGCCGTGGACAAGCGGTACGGACGGCTCGACGTGCTGGTCAATTGCGGCGGCGCCACGACACCAGTACCTGCCAATGATCTCCAGGGACTAACGGACGAGATCTTCGACAAGACCGTTGCGCTCAACCTGCGCGGACCGTTCGCGATGGTCCGCGCCTTCCGCCCCATGCTGGAGCGCGGCAGCGAAGCCGTCATCGTGAACATTTCGTCCATCGCGGCGCGAACAGGGCTGGGGAGCAGCCTGGCTTATCTCGCCGCAAAAGCGGGCGTCGACGCGCTCACGATCGCGCTGGCAAAGGTGCTGGCGCCGCGCATCCGCGTGTTCTCGGTCTCGCCGGCCGGCGTGGACACGGATTTTGTCGCCGGCCGTACCCGCGAACAGTTGCAGAAGACCGCCGAGAGATTGCCGCTGGCCCACGTCACCACGCCAGACGATGTCGCAAGGGCCGTGATTGCCTGCATCGCCAACCTGACCAGTTCGACGGGAATTGTGCTGCCGGTGGATGAGGGCAGGCACCTTTAG
- a CDS encoding aldehyde dehydrogenase family protein — translation MEKLKFYIDGAWVDPAAPSTLGIVNPATEEIFAQISLGSPQDVDRAVKAARRAFAAYSVTSVEERLSWLQKIIAGFRARLPELARMMTLEMGAPITFATERQATVALFHFEEAARVLAQYRFEERMGNGIVRREPIGVCGLITPWNWPLNQVASKVAPALATGCTVVLKPSEIAPLSAMLFAEIVDSAGAPAGVFNLVNGDGPTVGEAIAAHPGIDMVSFTGSTTAGVRVAKLAADTVKRVAQELGGKSANIILADADLKAAVMQGVHACYTNAGQNCQSPTRMLIPRGQRDAAFEAAREAVDAIRLGDPLDPASTMGPLVSRAQFQKVQDLIQSGVDEGATLVAGGTGRPAEVNRGYFVRPTVFGDVTPQMKIAREEIFGPVLSIMSYDSEDEAIEIANDTPFGLAGFVQSKDVARARAVANRIRAGRVYLNGAPFDRSLPFGGYKQSGNGREFGVFGFEEYLEVKAILGH, via the coding sequence ATGGAAAAACTGAAATTCTACATCGACGGCGCCTGGGTCGATCCGGCTGCACCATCGACGCTGGGAATAGTCAACCCTGCAACGGAGGAGATCTTCGCGCAGATCAGCCTGGGCTCGCCGCAGGATGTGGATCGGGCCGTCAAGGCAGCGCGCCGCGCGTTCGCGGCCTATTCGGTAACAAGCGTCGAAGAGCGTCTGTCCTGGCTTCAGAAAATCATCGCAGGCTTCAGAGCGCGGCTGCCGGAATTGGCGCGGATGATGACGCTCGAAATGGGCGCGCCCATCACGTTTGCGACCGAACGCCAGGCGACGGTCGCGCTGTTTCATTTCGAGGAAGCGGCGCGCGTACTCGCGCAATACCGGTTTGAGGAGCGGATGGGGAACGGCATCGTCCGCCGCGAGCCGATCGGTGTCTGCGGGCTGATCACGCCCTGGAACTGGCCGCTGAACCAGGTTGCATCCAAAGTTGCACCGGCGCTTGCGACCGGCTGCACCGTCGTGCTGAAACCCAGCGAGATCGCGCCGCTCAGTGCAATGTTGTTCGCCGAGATTGTCGACTCCGCCGGTGCCCCGGCGGGCGTCTTCAACCTCGTCAACGGCGATGGGCCCACGGTGGGCGAGGCGATCGCCGCCCACCCGGGGATCGACATGGTGTCTTTCACCGGATCGACGACGGCTGGCGTCAGGGTGGCCAAGCTTGCGGCGGATACGGTCAAGCGCGTCGCGCAAGAGCTGGGTGGCAAGTCCGCCAACATCATTCTGGCCGATGCCGACCTGAAAGCCGCCGTGATGCAAGGAGTTCACGCCTGTTACACGAATGCCGGCCAGAACTGCCAGTCACCCACGCGCATGCTAATCCCGCGTGGGCAGCGGGATGCGGCGTTCGAGGCGGCGCGTGAAGCGGTTGATGCGATTCGTCTGGGAGACCCGCTCGACCCCGCGTCCACCATGGGACCATTGGTGAGCCGGGCGCAGTTTCAAAAAGTTCAGGATCTGATCCAGTCAGGTGTGGACGAGGGGGCGACGCTGGTGGCCGGCGGAACCGGGCGGCCCGCCGAAGTCAACCGCGGATACTTTGTTCGCCCGACCGTCTTCGGCGATGTGACGCCGCAGATGAAGATTGCGCGGGAGGAGATCTTCGGCCCGGTGCTGTCGATCATGAGCTATGACAGCGAGGACGAGGCGATTGAAATCGCCAATGACACGCCGTTCGGATTGGCAGGCTTTGTGCAGTCCAAGGACGTGGCCCGCGCCCGCGCCGTCGCCAATCGCATCCGCGCCGGGCGTGTTTACCTCAACGGTGCTCCCTTCGACCGCAGCCTGCCGTTCGGCGGCTACAAGCAGTCGGGCAACGGTCGCGAGTTCGGGGTCTTCGGGTTTGAAGAATATCTCGAGGTGAAGGCCATCCTCGGCCACTAG